The Leptolyngbya sp. CCY15150 genome contains a region encoding:
- a CDS encoding DUF4330 domain-containing protein yields the protein MAIIDSNGRLFGKVSILDIGAAVIILLVLAGVFLFPGTSGSVAQLGVTTRPVEVDLMVRGLTVAEPQALVTSMREEGRLNIIIRNQPAGSVGVKEIQELPRSVAVPQPDGSVTAFPDPRPELGFTLDMLVTLADEAQITDGGPIFGNNKVKIGTQIEVEGLTYRFNTSVVGVRILEES from the coding sequence ATGGCGATTATTGATTCAAACGGGCGATTATTTGGGAAGGTGAGCATCCTCGATATTGGTGCCGCCGTGATTATTTTGCTGGTGCTGGCCGGCGTGTTTCTCTTTCCCGGCACATCGGGCTCCGTGGCGCAATTGGGCGTCACCACGCGGCCTGTGGAAGTGGATTTGATGGTGCGTGGATTGACGGTGGCAGAACCCCAGGCCTTGGTCACCAGCATGCGTGAAGAGGGCCGCCTCAATATCATCATTCGCAATCAACCGGCGGGGTCGGTGGGGGTGAAGGAGATTCAAGAATTGCCGCGATCGGTGGCGGTGCCCCAACCCGATGGTTCTGTGACGGCATTCCCCGATCCGCGGCCGGAATTGGGCTTTACGTTAGACATGCTGGTGACCTTGGCAGACGAAGCTCAGATTACGGACGGGGGGCCTATTTTTGGCAACAACAAGGTCAAAATTGGTACCCAGATTGAAGTGGAGGGGTTGACCTATCGCTTTAATACGTCGGTGGTGGGGGTGAGGATTTTGGAGGAATCCTAG
- a CDS encoding glycoside hydrolase family 15 protein, translating to MSQPHAHSAAYPTTQGALRDRLDTYYQDIKAVILNRQHPITGLLPASTAINSHGNYTDAWVRDNVYSILAVWGLGLAYRKCDRDQGRAYELDHSVIKLMRGLLTSMMKQSNKIERFKTTQSPMDALHAKYRTSTGETVVGDHEWGHLQLDATSIYLLMLAQMTASGLRIIYTLDEVNVVQNLVYYIGRAYRTPDYGIWERGNKINHGDPELNASSIGMAKAALEAMNGINLFGIEGDQSSVIHVLPDEIARTRSTLESLLPRESGSKEVDAALLSVIGFPAFAIDNPNLVDRTRRNVVDKLQGNYGCKRFLRDGHQTVIEDSQRLHYEPIELKQFEHIECEWPLFYTYLFLDAIFRGDRPQIDDYQQRLQSVLVEQNGRMLLPELYYVPQEHLDAERDDPGSQPRQPNDNVPLVWAQSLYYLGLLLSDHLIAVGDLDPLGRHLSLQAPQAPLVQVALIAEDEALQAQLSTYGVPTQVPTQVEPVQIRHAAELAVIYSQIGRNDVLGLSGRPLRRLRSLTTSRLFYVHGDAIAFLPSFLDQQQFYLTIDYHFLVAQIKGELAYIQRHWSQLGRPTLTLLLTHSMFEVGQPSAIGESPLLQLIQELMSGRCDDVSVRVAPLNQLMSTAAVERIDFVHDFRFSQAPVRPVPPKPQFLPFDPAVNQPLTGPQEFLLECETEAEAILDRLKQSASLYEQIELLDTLCEVEGLTYELPWESDRPLTVADLLDEVYEKATQLELWSIIRKAAGLLNKIDIGLSDAVMEILVRQKQITVGKAFSQASLIDRPMSHLEIMHKIQDFCGEDIRDRSLTQEMLIYLSILLKTDPSVFRGFLTLRVSYLTLLITTELAQELHVTQDEAYEHLMQLSPFEIKTRLRQVLAGYEGHNKALMQQESLHIRQQQAIQWVVLPEESSIPTPESWRRQRQLDGSLNRVPEGFYPGVWQVLHHCRGLVIGDKLERRNRLDGEVIVSEMTPEEKNFALRVEHLLNKIQAPEYRQVNIEALMELAVLADENPDLQIEDYIVMDVLIGHAVRLGWLTHHPDHSDRYDEFKAEAWQAFYDSSPRTCAEYIAQALQFLTELGESNPVDEEAIAEVS from the coding sequence ATGTCTCAGCCTCATGCCCATTCTGCTGCCTACCCCACCACCCAAGGAGCACTGCGCGATCGCCTCGATACCTACTACCAAGACATCAAAGCGGTGATCTTAAACCGTCAGCACCCGATTACGGGCCTGCTGCCCGCCAGCACCGCCATCAATAGCCACGGCAACTATACTGACGCCTGGGTGCGCGACAATGTGTACAGCATTCTGGCTGTATGGGGTTTGGGGCTAGCCTACCGCAAATGCGATCGCGATCAGGGGCGCGCCTATGAGCTAGACCACAGTGTCATCAAGCTGATGCGCGGCTTACTGACCTCCATGATGAAGCAGTCCAACAAAATTGAGCGCTTCAAGACCACCCAGTCGCCCATGGATGCCCTCCATGCCAAGTACCGCACCAGCACCGGCGAAACGGTGGTCGGCGATCATGAATGGGGACACCTACAGCTTGATGCCACCTCCATCTACCTGCTGATGTTGGCGCAGATGACTGCGTCCGGTCTGCGCATTATCTACACCCTCGATGAAGTCAACGTGGTGCAAAATCTGGTGTACTACATCGGCCGCGCCTACCGCACCCCCGACTATGGCATCTGGGAACGGGGCAACAAGATTAACCATGGTGACCCAGAGCTGAATGCCAGCTCCATCGGCATGGCCAAGGCGGCCCTTGAAGCGATGAACGGCATCAACCTTTTTGGCATCGAGGGCGATCAGTCCTCCGTCATCCACGTGCTGCCCGATGAGATTGCCCGCACCCGCAGCACCCTAGAATCCCTACTGCCCAGGGAATCCGGCTCCAAGGAAGTGGATGCGGCCCTGCTGAGCGTCATCGGCTTCCCCGCCTTCGCCATTGATAACCCCAACTTGGTCGATCGCACCCGCCGCAACGTAGTGGACAAACTCCAGGGCAACTACGGCTGCAAGCGCTTCCTGCGGGATGGGCACCAAACGGTGATTGAAGACAGCCAGCGGTTGCACTATGAGCCCATTGAACTCAAGCAGTTTGAGCATATCGAATGCGAGTGGCCGCTGTTTTACACCTACCTGTTCCTCGACGCGATCTTTCGGGGCGATCGCCCTCAGATCGACGACTATCAGCAGCGCCTGCAATCGGTGCTGGTGGAACAGAATGGGCGGATGCTGCTTCCCGAACTGTACTATGTCCCCCAAGAGCATCTGGATGCCGAACGCGACGACCCCGGCAGCCAACCCCGCCAACCCAATGACAATGTCCCGCTGGTCTGGGCCCAGAGCCTCTACTACCTAGGGCTGCTGCTGTCCGACCATTTGATTGCCGTGGGCGATCTCGATCCTCTAGGACGGCATTTATCCCTCCAGGCTCCCCAAGCGCCGCTGGTGCAAGTTGCCCTGATTGCCGAAGATGAAGCCCTGCAGGCCCAGCTATCCACCTATGGCGTGCCCACCCAGGTACCCACCCAAGTGGAGCCGGTGCAAATTCGCCATGCCGCAGAGCTAGCCGTTATCTACAGCCAAATTGGCCGCAACGACGTATTAGGGCTATCAGGACGTCCCCTGCGTCGCTTGCGCAGTCTGACCACATCACGCCTCTTCTACGTCCATGGTGATGCAATAGCTTTCTTACCTTCATTTTTGGATCAGCAACAGTTTTATCTGACCATCGACTACCATTTCCTGGTTGCCCAAATCAAAGGTGAACTAGCCTATATTCAGCGCCACTGGAGCCAGCTAGGACGACCCACCCTCACCCTTTTGCTGACCCACAGTATGTTTGAAGTAGGTCAGCCCAGCGCCATTGGTGAATCGCCGTTATTACAATTGATTCAGGAATTGATGAGCGGCCGCTGTGATGATGTCTCCGTGCGCGTTGCGCCGCTGAATCAATTAATGTCCACAGCAGCGGTAGAGCGCATTGATTTCGTCCATGACTTCCGCTTTAGCCAAGCCCCCGTGCGCCCCGTACCCCCCAAACCCCAATTCTTACCCTTTGATCCAGCGGTCAACCAACCGCTGACCGGCCCCCAGGAGTTTTTGCTGGAATGCGAAACCGAAGCTGAAGCAATTCTAGATCGCTTAAAACAATCCGCCAGCCTCTATGAACAGATCGAGCTGCTAGACACCCTTTGTGAAGTAGAAGGACTCACCTACGAACTTCCCTGGGAAAGCGATCGCCCCCTAACGGTGGCAGACTTGCTGGATGAAGTCTACGAAAAAGCCACCCAGCTTGAGCTGTGGTCAATTATTCGCAAAGCCGCTGGACTCCTCAATAAGATCGACATTGGTTTATCCGATGCGGTGATGGAAATCCTAGTGCGCCAAAAGCAAATTACCGTAGGCAAGGCCTTCAGCCAAGCTTCTCTGATCGATCGCCCCATGTCTCACCTAGAGATCATGCACAAAATCCAGGACTTCTGTGGAGAGGATATTCGCGATCGCTCCCTCACCCAAGAAATGCTGATTTACCTCAGCATCCTGCTAAAAACCGACCCCAGTGTATTCCGAGGCTTTCTCACCCTGCGCGTAAGTTATCTGACCCTCCTAATCACCACGGAGCTAGCCCAGGAACTCCATGTCACCCAAGACGAAGCCTACGAGCATCTGATGCAGCTTAGTCCCTTTGAGATCAAAACTCGCCTGCGCCAAGTGCTGGCAGGCTATGAAGGACATAACAAAGCCCTGATGCAGCAGGAGTCCTTACATATCCGTCAGCAACAGGCCATTCAATGGGTGGTCTTACCCGAAGAAAGCAGCATTCCTACACCGGAAAGCTGGCGACGGCAGCGGCAGCTCGACGGCTCTTTGAACCGCGTGCCAGAAGGATTTTATCCTGGCGTATGGCAGGTATTACACCACTGTCGCGGCTTGGTGATTGGCGATAAGTTAGAGCGGCGCAATCGTCTCGATGGCGAAGTGATTGTGTCAGAAATGACGCCCGAGGAAAAGAACTTCGCCCTGCGGGTGGAGCATTTACTCAACAAGATCCAGGCTCCAGAATATCGCCAAGTCAACATCGAGGCGCTGATGGAACTAGCCGTTCTGGCTGACGAAAACCCAGATCTACAGATTGAAGACTACATTGTCATGGATGTCCTCATCGGTCATGCGGTGCGCCTGGGTTGGCTAACCCATCATCCCGACCATAGCGATCGCTACGATGAATTCAAAGCGGAAGCCTGGCAAGCGTTCTACGATAGTTCGCCCCGCACCTGCGCCGAATATATCGCCCAAGCGCTGCAGTTCCTCACGGAGCTGGGCGAGTCGAATCCGGTCGATGAGGAAGCGATCGCTGAGGTGAGCTAA
- the rlmN gene encoding 23S rRNA (adenine(2503)-C(2))-methyltransferase RlmN translates to MSVSLIDRPSPLPPLLGASLPELTDWVAQHNQPAYRAKQLHQWLYHQGGRSLSDLSVFPKQWRSELADIPVGRSQIHHRSAAPDGTVKYLLRMEDGQIIETVGIPSGKRLTVCVSSQVGCPMACDFCATGKGGFLRNLHRHEIVDQVLTVQEDFEQRVSNVVFMGMGEPLLNVDVVLDSVRSLNEDVGIGQRSLTVSTVGIPGRIRRLAEQRLQATLAVSLHASNQALRETLIPSARQYPLEQLLDECRDYVDSTGRRVTFEYILLAELNDCHSHALELAKHLRGFQTHVNLIPYNPIQEVDYQRPSPQRIQDFMDTLKAQHIAVSVRRSRGLAADAACGQLRANADSSTSPS, encoded by the coding sequence ATGTCTGTTTCTTTGATCGATCGCCCATCTCCTCTACCGCCGCTGCTCGGTGCATCCTTACCAGAACTCACCGACTGGGTGGCCCAACACAATCAGCCGGCCTACCGAGCCAAGCAACTGCATCAATGGCTCTATCACCAAGGTGGGCGATCGCTGTCTGATCTGTCCGTATTTCCCAAACAATGGCGCAGTGAGCTGGCGGATATTCCCGTGGGGCGATCGCAGATCCACCATCGCTCGGCGGCTCCCGACGGGACGGTGAAGTACCTGTTGCGGATGGAGGACGGACAGATTATTGAAACCGTCGGCATTCCCTCGGGGAAGCGGCTGACGGTTTGCGTTTCATCCCAGGTGGGTTGCCCTATGGCTTGTGACTTTTGTGCCACGGGCAAGGGCGGCTTTCTGCGTAATCTGCATCGCCATGAAATTGTCGATCAGGTGCTGACGGTGCAGGAAGATTTTGAGCAACGGGTCAGCAATGTTGTCTTTATGGGCATGGGCGAGCCGTTGCTGAATGTGGATGTGGTGCTCGATAGCGTGCGATCGCTTAATGAAGACGTGGGAATTGGGCAGCGATCGCTCACCGTGTCTACCGTGGGCATTCCGGGGCGCATCCGCAGGTTGGCTGAGCAACGCCTGCAGGCAACGTTAGCCGTCAGCCTCCATGCCTCTAACCAAGCTCTGCGCGAAACGTTGATTCCCAGCGCTCGCCAATATCCCCTAGAGCAATTGCTCGATGAATGTCGCGACTATGTCGATAGCACCGGACGGCGGGTCACCTTCGAGTACATTTTGCTGGCAGAACTCAACGACTGCCACTCCCATGCCTTGGAATTGGCCAAGCATCTGCGCGGTTTCCAAACCCATGTCAACCTCATTCCCTACAATCCCATCCAGGAAGTAGACTACCAGCGCCCCAGCCCTCAACGCATCCAAGACTTCATGGATACGCTCAAGGCGCAGCACATTGCCGTCAGCGTCCGGCGATCGCGTGGTCTGGCGGCTGATGCGGCCTGCGGGCAACTGCGGGCCAATGCTGATTCTTCCACGAGCCCTAGCTAG
- a CDS encoding glycine betaine ABC transporter substrate-binding protein, whose translation MKATRRSLLLTCLAAVVALLVIACNTTTSQSPADGATATIRVGSKDFTEQFILGEMYALALENADIQVERKLNLGGTPVAQAALTSGEIDLYPEYTGTGLLTVLKLPSSSDRQAVYETVVTEYESQFELTWLDPSPMNNTQALAMTRTKAEELNITSISDMAAQASDLVLIGPPEFEVREDGLPGIQAAYGNFTLKEYKAVDSGLRYKGLVDGEADVVVAFGTDGEISAFDLVLLEDDQELFPPYQVAPVVRQDVLEANPAIADALNAIAPLLTDEVMQALNYEVSGNQREPSDVARDFLVSQGILAADS comes from the coding sequence ATGAAAGCTACCCGTCGCTCACTTCTTCTCACATGCCTAGCTGCCGTTGTTGCCCTATTGGTGATTGCCTGCAACACCACCACCTCCCAGTCCCCTGCCGATGGAGCTACAGCGACCATTCGCGTGGGTTCTAAAGATTTTACTGAACAGTTTATCCTGGGAGAAATGTATGCCCTAGCCCTAGAAAATGCTGATATTCAGGTCGAACGCAAGCTCAATCTAGGAGGCACACCGGTGGCTCAGGCAGCTCTGACCAGCGGCGAAATTGACCTTTATCCGGAATATACCGGCACAGGTTTGCTGACAGTGCTCAAACTGCCGTCCAGCAGCGATCGCCAAGCGGTCTACGAGACTGTGGTCACGGAATATGAAAGCCAGTTTGAGTTAACCTGGCTTGATCCATCGCCGATGAACAACACCCAAGCCCTGGCTATGACCCGCACTAAGGCAGAGGAGCTGAACATTACCAGCATCTCGGATATGGCTGCCCAGGCCAGCGACTTGGTTCTCATTGGGCCCCCTGAGTTTGAAGTTCGGGAAGACGGTCTACCGGGAATTCAGGCCGCCTACGGTAACTTCACGCTCAAGGAGTATAAGGCCGTGGATTCTGGTCTACGCTATAAGGGACTAGTAGACGGTGAAGCGGATGTGGTTGTAGCCTTTGGTACCGATGGCGAAATCAGCGCCTTTGATTTGGTCTTGCTAGAGGATGACCAAGAGCTATTCCCGCCCTACCAAGTTGCTCCAGTGGTGCGCCAAGACGTCTTAGAGGCTAATCCTGCCATTGCTGATGCTCTGAATGCGATCGCTCCCCTGTTGACGGATGAGGTGATGCAAGCTCTCAACTACGAGGTCAGCGGCAATCAGCGAGAGCCTTCGGATGTGGCCCGAGATTTTCTGGTCAGCCAAGGCATTCTTGCTGCCGATAGTTGA
- a CDS encoding ABC transporter permease, whose translation MDYLWNNPGQVWGYLLQHLQMTGIALAIAIMIAVPLSVLIARSRWLTVPVMGTLGIIYTIPSLALIILLVPLLGLNAQSVIAAMVLYIQVILVRNLSVALQSIDPALIEAAKGMGMDMGQRWWRVQVPLVLPIFLAGVRLSAIVAIAIATIGAKFGSGGLGVLLFEGIAQAGRYDKIWAGAIAVSLLALAINLGILVLERITTPPPLRKHQRSRPAKVLETSNIPES comes from the coding sequence ATGGACTATTTGTGGAACAATCCAGGCCAGGTCTGGGGCTACCTGCTCCAGCATCTGCAAATGACCGGCATAGCCCTAGCGATCGCCATTATGATTGCCGTGCCGCTCTCGGTGTTGATTGCCCGCAGTCGCTGGCTCACCGTGCCGGTCATGGGCACCCTCGGCATCATCTACACCATCCCCAGCTTGGCATTGATTATCCTCTTGGTGCCGCTGCTGGGGCTCAATGCCCAGTCGGTGATTGCCGCCATGGTGCTGTACATTCAGGTGATTTTGGTACGCAATCTATCGGTGGCCCTGCAGTCCATTGATCCGGCCCTGATCGAAGCGGCGAAGGGCATGGGCATGGACATGGGGCAACGCTGGTGGCGCGTGCAGGTGCCCCTAGTGCTACCGATCTTTTTAGCTGGGGTACGGCTCTCGGCCATTGTTGCCATCGCCATCGCCACCATCGGAGCCAAGTTTGGATCTGGCGGTCTGGGGGTGTTGCTGTTTGAAGGCATTGCCCAAGCCGGACGCTATGACAAAATTTGGGCCGGAGCGATCGCTGTCTCGCTCCTGGCCCTAGCCATCAACCTGGGTATTTTAGTCCTAGAGCGGATCACCACACCGCCGCCGCTGCGCAAGCATCAGCGCTCTCGACCAGCCAAGGTCTTAGAAACCTCTAATATCCCAGAATCATGA
- a CDS encoding TMEM165/GDT1 family protein: MLEAFTAGLLLITVSELGDKTFFIAVILAMKHSRRLVFLGAWGALAAMTVLSVLFGQVVSLLPPSLVRWAEVLLFLGFGLKLLYDAWRMKAIADGCEEGEAMEAVARAESNSPPKPSVLAIVFEVFSLTFLAEWGDRTQIATIALAAAKHPLGVTVGAILGHAICTAIAVIGGRAICGRISERTVTLLSGILFLIFAGVAATRLG; this comes from the coding sequence GTGCTAGAAGCATTTACGGCTGGATTGTTATTGATTACGGTCTCCGAGTTGGGAGACAAGACATTTTTCATTGCGGTCATTTTGGCGATGAAGCACTCGCGGCGCTTGGTGTTTCTGGGCGCTTGGGGTGCCTTGGCTGCTATGACGGTGCTTTCCGTCTTGTTTGGGCAGGTGGTATCGCTCTTGCCTCCCTCGCTGGTGCGCTGGGCAGAGGTGCTGCTGTTTTTGGGCTTTGGGCTCAAGCTGTTGTATGACGCTTGGAGGATGAAGGCGATCGCTGATGGGTGTGAGGAGGGAGAAGCGATGGAGGCGGTGGCTCGGGCGGAATCCAATAGCCCTCCTAAGCCCAGTGTTCTAGCGATCGTCTTTGAGGTGTTCAGCCTAACGTTTCTTGCCGAATGGGGCGATCGCACCCAAATTGCTACTATTGCTCTCGCTGCTGCTAAGCATCCCTTGGGGGTGACGGTCGGGGCGATCCTCGGTCATGCCATCTGTACGGCGATCGCTGTCATTGGCGGACGGGCGATTTGCGGGCGGATTTCTGAGCGCACGGTCACCCTCTTGAGCGGCATCCTGTTCTTGATCTTTGCTGGAGTGGCCGCCACCCGCTTAGGGTAG
- a CDS encoding ABC transporter ATP-binding protein, with the protein MSAIQFDQVFLKFPQASRPAVNHCSFTVQEGELVVILGPSGCGKTTLLKMVNRLYEPSQGSITLYGRDIRRMNVSKLRQQIGYVIQQSGLFPHMTVAQNVAVVPELLGWPKPKIQARIDELLALVSLTPGEYRDRYPSQLSGGQQQRVGLARALAGDPQVMLMDEPFGAIDAITRAGLQDEILRLQRQLKKTILFVSHDVEEALRLADRILILQEGKIVQYDTPFAVLTRPVNSFVHDLMGADDMVRQLRLLRVETAMVQPPDNYHHNGQPAIAPQDSLRHALSLILKTGAPQLTVLDQGKPIGVLTLEHIRDSATAVQV; encoded by the coding sequence GTGAGTGCAATTCAATTTGATCAGGTTTTTCTGAAATTTCCCCAGGCATCCCGCCCTGCCGTCAACCACTGTAGCTTTACGGTGCAAGAGGGAGAACTGGTGGTGATCCTCGGGCCGTCGGGATGTGGCAAAACCACTCTCCTGAAGATGGTGAACCGTCTGTATGAACCCAGCCAAGGGTCGATTACGCTCTACGGTCGAGATATTCGCCGCATGAATGTCTCGAAGCTGCGGCAGCAAATTGGCTACGTCATCCAGCAGTCGGGGCTGTTTCCCCATATGACCGTGGCCCAAAACGTGGCGGTGGTGCCAGAACTCCTGGGCTGGCCCAAGCCCAAAATCCAAGCCCGCATTGATGAACTGCTGGCCCTCGTGAGCCTCACTCCCGGAGAATATCGCGATCGCTATCCCTCCCAACTCTCTGGTGGGCAGCAGCAGCGGGTGGGGCTGGCGCGGGCCTTGGCTGGCGATCCGCAGGTGATGCTCATGGATGAACCCTTTGGAGCCATTGATGCCATCACCCGAGCTGGTCTGCAGGATGAAATTCTTCGCCTCCAGCGGCAGCTCAAAAAAACCATTCTGTTTGTCTCCCACGACGTGGAAGAAGCCCTCCGGTTAGCCGATCGCATCTTAATTCTGCAGGAGGGCAAGATTGTGCAATACGACACGCCCTTTGCCGTTTTAACTCGCCCTGTGAATAGCTTCGTGCATGATCTCATGGGTGCGGATGACATGGTGCGCCAACTGCGGCTGCTGCGGGTGGAAACCGCCATGGTGCAGCCGCCCGATAATTACCACCACAATGGTCAACCCGCGATCGCTCCCCAAGATAGCCTTCGCCATGCCCTGTCGCTGATTCTCAAAACCGGCGCGCCGCAACTGACCGTCTTGGATCAAGGAAAACCCATTGGCGTGCTCACCCTAGAACATATTCGGGACTCCGCTACCGCCGTTCAGGTTTAG
- a CDS encoding resolvase: MSLDPLTSEPSALDAPDVAQLMPVEAVQQAIGRSRASVYRYANTDANDLNPPYDPNRLNPELRMTKDDPLMFHPNEVARFAKDVLRQNVTIQVQEAPPNVTHDLLRAILQELQTIRQLLDTPSS, encoded by the coding sequence ATGAGCCTTGATCCCCTGACCTCCGAACCTTCAGCCCTCGATGCTCCCGATGTAGCCCAACTGATGCCGGTCGAAGCGGTACAGCAGGCCATCGGGCGATCGCGGGCATCTGTCTATCGCTATGCCAATACGGATGCCAATGACCTCAATCCGCCCTATGACCCGAACCGGCTAAATCCTGAACTTCGCATGACGAAGGACGACCCGCTGATGTTCCATCCCAACGAAGTTGCCCGCTTTGCCAAGGATGTGCTGCGGCAAAATGTCACCATTCAGGTACAAGAAGCGCCGCCCAATGTCACCCACGATCTGCTGCGGGCCATCTTGCAAGAACTGCAAACCATTCGCCAGTTGCTGGATACTCCGTCATCCTAG
- a CDS encoding metallophosphoesterase codes for MSSGRRIFIGDVHGHYDGLMALFDAIAPASDDQIYFLGDLIDRGPKSCDVVEFVKENSYTCIMGNHEHLLLEALIEEGVHPPALQAWLYSGGQSTVSSYKSVDHLLEHRNWIRTLPTHLDLGDIWLAHAGIHPGLPVSEQTTQELCWIRERFHSMTQPYFEDKLIIIGHTITFTLPGVNPGELAQGQGWLDIDTGAYHPKSGWLTGVDVDHHQVYQVNVFDQSVRTLPLHKAVTQIDPSKVLERRRHLMQL; via the coding sequence GTGTCTAGTGGTCGTCGAATTTTTATCGGAGATGTTCATGGTCATTATGATGGGCTAATGGCCCTTTTTGATGCGATCGCTCCCGCCTCCGACGACCAGATCTACTTCCTCGGAGACCTCATTGACCGTGGGCCCAAAAGCTGTGACGTGGTGGAGTTCGTCAAGGAGAACAGCTACACCTGCATTATGGGCAACCACGAACACCTCTTACTCGAAGCGCTGATCGAAGAAGGCGTTCACCCTCCCGCTCTGCAAGCATGGCTCTATAGCGGCGGTCAGTCCACCGTTTCTAGCTACAAAAGTGTCGATCATCTGCTCGAACACCGCAATTGGATTCGCACCCTCCCCACTCACCTCGATCTAGGGGATATCTGGCTGGCCCACGCTGGCATCCATCCAGGGCTGCCGGTGTCTGAACAAACCACCCAAGAACTATGCTGGATCCGCGAACGCTTCCACAGCATGACCCAGCCCTACTTTGAAGACAAGCTGATCATTATTGGTCATACCATCACCTTTACGCTGCCGGGGGTGAATCCTGGTGAATTAGCCCAAGGGCAAGGCTGGCTGGATATTGATACCGGAGCCTACCATCCCAAGAGCGGCTGGCTCACAGGCGTTGATGTGGATCATCATCAGGTGTATCAAGTCAATGTGTTTGATCAATCAGTCCGTACCCTACCGCTCCACAAAGCCGTCACCCAAATTGATCCCAGCAAGGTGCTCGAACGCCGCCGTCACCTGATGCAGCTCTAA